One genomic region from Psychrobacillus sp. FSL K6-2836 encodes:
- the tenA gene encoding thiaminase II → MSFCEIIRKETDMYWVASFHHPFVMGIADGSLPMEKFKMYMLQDAYYLKHYTKVLAIAASKATYDEDIRYFIQTAQFIHEAELDMHRTTFEQLGVSKEEIKVFEPAPAAYNYVSHMYNAAQNGDVAEAFAAMFPCPWLYQEIGQYYKHAEPGIALYQQWLDLYSSDEMVHKIANQKKMMNRFAEEQPEKTAVFKSHFKKSCFYEWQFWEMPWTLQNWEKEVLRYANNY, encoded by the coding sequence GTGTCATTTTGTGAAATAATCCGAAAAGAGACAGATATGTATTGGGTAGCCAGCTTTCATCATCCTTTTGTGATGGGAATTGCAGATGGATCATTACCAATGGAGAAATTTAAGATGTATATGCTACAAGATGCATACTATTTGAAGCATTATACGAAAGTACTTGCAATTGCTGCATCAAAGGCAACCTATGATGAAGATATCCGGTATTTCATTCAAACAGCTCAGTTTATACATGAAGCTGAATTAGATATGCATCGCACAACCTTTGAGCAATTAGGTGTATCTAAAGAAGAAATTAAAGTTTTTGAACCTGCACCAGCTGCGTATAATTATGTCTCACATATGTATAACGCAGCACAAAATGGAGATGTAGCAGAAGCATTTGCAGCAATGTTCCCTTGTCCTTGGTTATATCAAGAAATTGGACAATATTATAAACATGCGGAGCCAGGAATAGCGCTTTATCAACAGTGGCTAGATCTATATAGTTCAGATGAAATGGTACACAAAATTGCAAATCAAAAAAAGATGATGAATCGTTTTGCTGAGGAACAACCAGAAAAGACAGCAGTATTTAAAAGTCATTTTAAGAAAAGCTGCTTTTACGAGTGGCAATTTTGGGAGATGCCATGGACGCTGCAAAATTGGGAAAAGGAAGTGTTACGTTATGCTAACAACTATTAA
- a CDS encoding DUF1835 domain-containing protein: MVLIRTKDNYPYIYILIEPNVVFVYRIETEKYITISDLNNDSSKCETFEINHRDDFETLNHLERKQVEGRAFFVNQDGMIKIVEEINKHIQKRRRVKGLEKFGAVHIVTSESAAGSLRVGLERPKTVIGFPDTFSIGPLWKLEEEIGQNSRKEWLYENINLENDDYEYVNKFSNTLREIEDIANNVPIYIWYGDNPDEQTGLRFFLYLLREKPNEVFLMKSTSVNERYRDIKKEQSIFHTGQLDSKNIRLIFENNKGNKPLSDNERIEFQMEWEKLALNKEVLRLWVDGEIKGVPENHYDSYIIAIIEKLHSKQESKDFIKTGSVIGEILTQIDSYIDLYFLEYRIRHLVYNSILKLKGIPKSIRHYSIKLR; encoded by the coding sequence GTGGTTTTAATTAGAACTAAAGATAATTATCCATATATCTATATATTAATAGAGCCTAATGTCGTTTTTGTTTATCGGATTGAAACAGAAAAGTATATAACAATTTCGGACTTAAATAATGATAGCAGTAAGTGTGAGACATTTGAAATCAATCATAGAGATGATTTTGAAACGCTTAACCACTTGGAAAGAAAGCAAGTGGAAGGAAGAGCATTCTTTGTGAATCAGGATGGAATGATCAAGATTGTAGAAGAAATAAATAAACATATTCAAAAAAGGAGACGGGTAAAAGGTCTGGAGAAATTTGGTGCTGTTCATATTGTAACTTCAGAATCGGCAGCAGGTTCTTTAAGAGTAGGACTTGAAAGACCAAAGACTGTAATTGGATTTCCAGACACTTTTTCAATTGGACCTTTGTGGAAGCTAGAAGAGGAAATAGGACAAAACTCTCGCAAAGAATGGTTATATGAAAATATTAACCTAGAGAACGATGATTATGAATATGTGAATAAGTTTTCCAATACATTGCGTGAGATTGAGGATATAGCAAATAATGTTCCCATTTATATTTGGTATGGTGATAATCCAGATGAACAAACAGGTCTACGATTTTTTCTCTATTTATTGAGGGAAAAGCCAAATGAGGTTTTTCTTATGAAATCCACGAGTGTCAATGAGAGATATCGCGATATTAAAAAAGAGCAATCTATTTTCCATACAGGTCAATTAGATTCTAAAAATATAAGGCTAATCTTTGAAAATAATAAAGGGAATAAACCTTTATCTGATAATGAACGCATTGAATTTCAAATGGAATGGGAAAAACTAGCTCTAAATAAAGAAGTGTTACGCTTATGGGTAGATGGTGAAATTAAAGGGGTCCCAGAAAATCATTATGATTCATACATCATCGCAATAATAGAGAAGCTACATAGTAAGCAAGAGTCAAAAGATTTTATCAAGACCGGTAGCGTGATCGGAGAAATTTTGACACAAATAGATTCGTATATAGATTTATACTTTTTAGAATATCGGATTAGGCATTTAGTATACAATAGTATACTCAAGTTGAAAGGGATACCCAAATCAATCAGACATTATAGTATAAAACTTCGGTGA
- the thiD gene encoding bifunctional hydroxymethylpyrimidine kinase/phosphomethylpyrimidine kinase — protein sequence MIALTIAGSDSGGGAGIQADLKTFQELGVFGTTVITALTAQNTKGVHGIYEVKPNFVEQQLNVLFDDFPIKAMKTGMLFSAEIINVVAEIVKKQNIPLIVDPVMIAKGGASLLQDAAIIALKEKLLPYTTICTPNIPEAEVLTGISIRTTKDIEKAARELLNFGVKCVVMKGGHLDGAQAIDTVYMGNNIFTISAPRIMTKDTHGTGCTFSAAITANIANGLAVIDSIVEAKKFIQLAIATPLYIGSGHGPTNHFAFNRASKICEVEIYES from the coding sequence ATGATTGCATTAACAATTGCAGGCTCTGATTCGGGTGGTGGAGCTGGGATTCAAGCCGATTTAAAAACATTTCAGGAGCTAGGAGTTTTTGGTACAACCGTTATTACGGCTTTAACAGCGCAAAATACAAAGGGAGTTCATGGTATCTATGAAGTAAAACCAAATTTTGTCGAACAACAACTGAATGTTCTTTTTGATGACTTTCCAATAAAAGCAATGAAAACAGGAATGCTATTTTCTGCTGAAATTATTAATGTAGTAGCAGAAATTGTTAAGAAACAGAATATTCCACTAATTGTGGATCCCGTTATGATTGCAAAGGGTGGAGCTAGTTTGTTACAAGATGCAGCTATAATAGCTTTAAAAGAAAAATTGCTACCCTATACAACAATTTGCACACCTAATATTCCTGAAGCAGAGGTACTAACAGGTATATCCATACGTACAACAAAAGATATTGAAAAAGCAGCAAGGGAATTGCTTAATTTTGGTGTTAAATGTGTAGTCATGAAGGGTGGTCATCTAGATGGAGCGCAAGCAATAGATACAGTATATATGGGAAATAACATATTCACGATCTCAGCCCCTCGTATCATGACGAAAGATACACATGGAACTGGGTGTACATTTTCGGCTGCCATTACAGCGAATATAGCAAATGGATTAGCAGTCATCGATTCAATAGTGGAAGCTAAAAAGTTTATCCAATTGGCTATAGCAACTCCTCTGTATATTGGGAGCGGTCATGGACCAACTAATCATTTTGCTTTTAACAGAGCTAGCAAGATATGTGAGGTTGAAATATATGAATCGTAA
- the thiM gene encoding hydroxyethylthiazole kinase: MLTTIKKSSPLVHCITNYVVANFTANGLLAIGASPVMADEVEEVADMVAISQGLLINIGTINSRTADTMLVAGKKANVLGIPIVLDPVGIGATAYRKKVVMDLLAHIQFQCIRCNAGELAAIAGVSWEGKGVDSGIGNMDIEIVAKEVALNYQCLVVVTGPKDIVTDGQQVLEVNGGNELATRVTGMGCLLSAVCAATLAVAEHPLQDIASVLLDYKQAAEQRGPEVGTFAVQFINSLQMIAEGNR; encoded by the coding sequence ATGCTAACAACTATTAAAAAATCTTCTCCATTAGTACATTGCATCACGAATTATGTCGTAGCTAATTTTACAGCGAATGGCTTATTAGCAATTGGGGCTTCTCCTGTGATGGCAGACGAAGTAGAGGAAGTTGCTGACATGGTCGCTATTTCGCAAGGCCTACTTATCAATATTGGGACCATAAATTCACGAACGGCTGACACCATGCTTGTAGCAGGGAAAAAAGCAAATGTATTAGGCATTCCCATAGTATTGGACCCTGTTGGTATTGGGGCAACAGCCTACCGGAAAAAAGTGGTCATGGATTTACTCGCACATATTCAATTTCAATGTATCCGCTGTAATGCAGGAGAATTAGCAGCAATCGCAGGAGTTTCTTGGGAAGGAAAGGGAGTCGATAGTGGTATAGGAAATATGGATATCGAGATCGTTGCAAAAGAGGTGGCCCTCAATTATCAATGCTTAGTCGTAGTGACAGGACCAAAAGATATCGTAACAGATGGGCAGCAAGTACTTGAAGTAAACGGCGGGAATGAGTTAGCGACACGTGTGACTGGAATGGGTTGCTTATTGAGCGCTGTTTGTGCCGCAACACTAGCTGTAGCAGAACATCCACTGCAAGATATAGCTTCGGTATTACTTGATTACAAACAAGCTGCCGAACAACGCGGGCCGGAAGTAGGTACGTTTGCAGTTCAATTTATCAACTCACTACAAATGATTGCGGAGGGAAATAGATGA